The DNA window ATGCCACCAGTGGCCGGATCGAGCTCGAACGGAATCTGCGCCGCGCGCAGCAGGTCGGTGGCTTCGGCCGTGGCCTTCTGGTCCAGCCCGGTGTACAGCGGCACCATGCCGGGCTTCTGCGACCAGAAGAACACGAACAGGCCTGCCGCCACAGCCACGGCGATCATCGCCATCAGGCCGAGCCGACGGGTGATCTGCAGGCTTTGCAGCCGGTCAAACCACTGGCCCGCCTTTTCGGCGTTCAGGGATTCCTTGGTGAGCGTCAGGGCCATGCGGGTCTATCCTTACAGCGGCATGTTCATCACGTCCTGGTAAGCCTGGACGAGACGGTTGCGGACTTCCACGGTGGCGCGGAAGGCGATCTGGGACTGCTGCGAGGCGACCATGACCTTGGCCAGGTCGGCACCGGGTTCGCCCAGTTCAAACGCGCGCGCCAGCGCGCCGGATTTCTGCTGGGCCTCGTTGACACCGGCCAGTGCACCCTTGAGGGTGTCGGTGAAGCTGGGAGCCTGTACGTCCTGGGTGCCGGCCAGCCCCTGCAGCGCATTGGTCTGCGGGGTTTCGGCCAGCGGGTTGACCGCGGTGGTCCCCATCTGGGTTTGATAGGTGCGGATCTGGGACAGGATCGAAGTGACGGAATGTGACATCTGGAGCGTTCCGAAAACAGGGATGGGGGAGTACACCCGGATACCTTGCAAGGCCCGTGCCGAAATCGCTGAGTGGTTCAGATTTGTGGTGATGTGAAGATGTGTGAGGCAGCGTACCGGGGCCAAGTCAGCGAGTTGGCGCGAAAATTGTGACGTAGTTCCGCTGCGACGCCCGGTCGCAGCCGGCGCGCCGGAACCCCGGCGTCGAAAATCTGGCGGTCACATACGTCGACGCCCGGGACGGGCCCGGGCGTCGAGGTTCCCCAACGGCGTGGATTACCAGGTGAAGCCGAGGCCACCAGCGTAGGTGCGCTCATTGCCGGCGCTGGACACGCCGAGCGAGCCGGCGACGCGTTCGGAGAAGCGACGCCGGTAACCGACCGCGATGGCCTGTTCGCCGTCGGTTGAGCCGACGCCCAAGCCCAGCCAGTTTTCACCAACATCGGGCATGCCCAGGCTGTGGGCTACGGCTGCCGCCATAGCGCCTTGGCGGCTGATGCGGCGATCAACTTTGCGAAGCTGCTCGTCAATGGCATCAAGGCGCGCATCGACGCCGGCGAATCGATCATCGACGCCGGCGAAGCGGTCATTCATCTCGGCGCGAAGTTGGTCCAGGTCAGCAGCCGCAACGCCACCACCACCGCCGCCGCCGAGCAGGGCGATCTGCTGGTCGGTGTAGCTGTTGGCCTGCTGCAGGGCACCGTCGGTATAGGTGTTGGCCTGCTGCAGGGTGGTCGCGGCGGTGTCATTGAGCTGGCTGACGTTGACGCCGTCGGTGTCGGCGGTGCCCGCGGCGACGTTGGTGACCCGGCGCTCGGCACCGGCGGCACCGACGGACACGGTGTTGTCCTGGTCGGCGACCGAGTTGGCACCGATGGCCACTGCGTTGGTGGCAGTGACGGACGTGTTGTAGCCCAGCGCCGTGCTGGCGTCACCGCTGGCGTTGGCGCTTCGGCCAAAAGCGCTGGCGAACTCGCCAGCCGAATTTGAGAGGACGCCAACTGCACTGGAGTTGACACCACTGGCCGTCGCCTGCGTGCCAAACGCAGCGCTGGTGCCGCCTGAGGCAACTGCGCCGTCGCCACAGGCATAATCACTGCCGCCGCTAGCGGTAGGCGCAACCCCACCGGTCTGGTCACACACAGACTGCGCCAATACTGGTGCGGCGCAGAACGCCAGGCCGAGGGCCAGGGTGAGACGAGTGGGGGAGAGGAAGGCGGCAAGCGGACGCACGCCGCGCGCAGAACGGGTATCCCTGGAACGTGCCATGGTCGAGGTCTCCGTCAGCAGCGCGCCCCGGCCTGTGTTGGGAGGCCGGTGTGGCTGCAAGAATCCCCCGATTCCCCGCAGACCGGACAGCAGCGGTAACGCCCCTGCCGGCATGCAGCTGTGGGCGACCGTAGTCGCCCTTGCGTCATGGTGCTGTGAAATCTGCGATTGGTATATGTGCGGTGTGTCGCAGATCAGCCGGCCAGTTCGGTCTGGTCGCGTTCGATGCCGTACTTGCGCAGCTTTTCCACCAAGGTGGTGCGGCGCAGGCCGAGAAGCTGGGCGGCGTGGGCGACCACGCCCTGGGTGCGTTCCAGTGCTTCGTTGATCAACGTCAGCTCGATGTTGGCCATGTGGTTGCGCAGATCCAGGCCGTCGTCGGGCAGGGCGGGTGTGCGTGCAGCGGCCGGATCCTGGGCGGACGGCGCGGTGCCGGTGCCGGTGCCCGGGGTATGGAACGAGAAACTGCGCAGGTCCAGGCGTTCGTCACTGCCGGCTGCCGGTGCCGGCGCAGCCACCGGTGCTGCGGGATTGAAATCGCCGCGGTAACGCGCCGGCAGGTCCTGCACCCGCACCGTGCCACCGGGATGCAGCACGGCCAGGCGCTCGACCAGGTTGGTCAGTTCGCGCACATTGCCCGGCCACTCGTAGGCGGCCAGCGCCTGCAGGGCTTCCGGGCTGAAACGCACTTCACCACGCCCGGTGCGCGCCAGCTGTGCGGCGATGGTGCCGACCAGGGCAGGAAGGTCTTCGGTGCGGTCGCGCAGCGAGGGCACTTCAATCGGGAACACGTTGAGGCGGTAGAACAGATCCTCGCGGAACTTGCCTTCGGCAATGCGCGATTCCAGATCACGGTGGGTTGCCGCGACCACGCGCACGTTGCAGCGGATGGTCTGGTTGCCGCCCACGCGTTCGAAGCTGCGCTCCTGCAGCACACGCAGCAGTTTCACCTGCATCGGCAGGCTCATGTCGCCGATTTCGTCGAGCAGCAGGGTGCCGCCCTCGGCCATCTCAAAGCGGCCTTTGCGCGCACTCAGCGCGCCGGTGAAGGCCCCTTTTTCGTGACCAAACAGTTCACTTTCCAGCAGATCTGCCGGAATCGCGCCACAGTTGATTGCCACGAACGGGCCGTCGCGTCGCGGCGAGCGTTGATGGATGGAGCGCGACACCACTTCCTTGCCGGTGCCCGATTCGCCGAGGACCAGCACCGTCGTGTCGAATGCCGCCACCTGCTCGATCATCTGACGCAGTTCGGTCACTGCCGCACCGTCACCGGTGGGGCCGTTGTCCTGTGCGGCACCGGCCTGGTGTTCGGCGTCCAGCCGCTTCAGGCTGGCGCGGCGGAGCAGGGCTTCCATCTGCGCGTGGCGCAGCGGCGCCTCCAGTGGCCAGACATTGGCTTCGTGCAGGCCGTGACGCTGCGCGAAAGCGGCGGTATCACCGTCGATCAGCATCACCGGCGGCGGCAGCGTGCCGTGGCCGGCCCATGCAAACAGCGCGTCGGTGGCAGGGCTCTGCTCGAGACTGCCGATGATGACGGCCATCCAGTCATTGCTGCGCTGGCGGCTGCTGTCGAAATCGCCGGCATCGACCACCCAGCGCGGATTGAAATCCATGAACTCCAGAAGGGCGACGGTGCGCTCGGCGCGCACGGCGTCGTTGTCCAGTACCAGGATGCGCGACTCGCTCATGCCGGTACTCCCTTCAGCCCCTCCAGTATCGGCATGACCTCCTGGATGTAGGACAGCTTGCTGACGAAGTTGTCCGCACCGGCGCGCAGGGCATGCTCGCGGTGCTCGGCGTCATCGAAGTGGCTGGCAATGACGATGTAGGGTGCATCGTCCTGGGTTTTGATCAGACGCGTGGCCTGCAGCCCGCCCATTTCGGGCATGGCCAGGTCCATCAGCACCACCTGCGGGCGCAGTGACTCTGAACTGGCAATCGCTTCCAGGCCATTTCCGGCGCTGCCCACGATCTCCAGCCAGTCGACCTTGCGGAAGTGGCGCATCGCGGCGTTGATGAAGCCCTCATGGTCGTCGACCAGCAGGACGGTGAGCTTGTTCATGGCGTGTACTTCCTTCAGCCCACCCGGGCCAATAGCGGGGACCGGGCGCCGGCCCGGCGGCGCTCGCGGGCCGGGGCAATGTCCAGTTGTTCGCGGTATTTTGCAACGGTACGGCGGGCAATGTTCACTCCCTGACGTGACAGAAGTCCCGCAATCGCTTCATCAGCCAGCGGGCGGCCTGCCGGTTCAGCATCGATCAGGCGGCGCACCATGGCTTTGACCGCCTGTCCGGAGACGCTGGCCCCTTCCAGGCGCACCGCGAAGAAGTGCTTCAGTTCCAGGGTGCCACGCGGGGTCTGCAGGTACTTTCCGGTGGTGATGCGCGAAACCGTGGATTCGTGCATGCCGATGGCGTCGGCCACTTCCTTCAGGGTCAGCGGGGCCATGGCCTCTTCACCGCGGGTGAGGAAGCCGGCCTGGCGCTCGATGATCACCGCGGTGGTGCGCAGCAGGGTGTCGTAGCGCATCGACAGACCGCGGGTCAGCCAGCGCGCTTCCTGCAGCATGTCACGCAGCGGCTGGGCGGCATCGCCGGCGTCGGCCAGCGCCTGTTCATAGCCCGGGTTGACGCTGAGGCGGCGGCTGGTGGCCGGGTTCAAGGCCACGCGCCACTGGCCGTCGGCATGCCAGGCGATGACATCGGGGATGACGGCACCGTTGCTGTCCGGCAGCAGGCTTTCGCCTGGGCGTGGCTGCAGCGAGAGAATCAGGCGCACCGCCTCATGGATGTCGGCGACCTCCGCGTCGAGCTGACGGGCCAGTGCGTCGTAGTCGTGACCGGCCAGCAGGGCCAGGCCGTGATCCAACACGCGCTGGGCCAGGTGACGGGCCGGGACGCGGCCATGCAGCGCCTGCAGCTGCGCCGACAGGCATTCGTGCAGGTCGCGCGCGGCCAGACCGGCCGGGTCGCCGTGCAGGATCTGCTGGCGTACGGCTTCCACCGCGGCCGTATCCATGTCGCTGCGGGCGCTGGCGAGCAGTTGCAGCTGTTCCAGCGGCGCAGTCAGGTAGCCGGCGTCGTCGCAGTGTTCCAGCCAGAAGCCGGCGACGTCGAGCTGGCGGGCGTCCAGATCCAGCGACAGGCGCTGCAGGGCGCGCAGCTGCGGATCGCTGGATTCGTCAGCGGCAATGCGCTGCATGCGGTCGTCGTCACCGTCGTTCCAGCTGGCCCCGGCCACGTCCCACAGGCCGCTTTCGGGCAGCTCGTCGAACGCGGCGACCTCGACCTGGGTGGTGTCGACTGTGGTGGGGGCGGCGTCCTGCTCAGGCGCTTCTTCCAGCTCCAGCAGCGGGTTGGTCTCCAGCGCACGGCGGATTTCCAGCTCCAGCTGCAGGCCATCGAGCTGCAGCAGTCGGATCGACTGCAGCAATTGCGGCGTGAGGTGAAGTTGCTGACCCAGCTGGGTCGACAGTGTCGGCTTCATGCGTGTTCCCCGTCGCACCGCGTCCCCGGTGCGTTCTGGAACACATCTTGCTTGTACCGCGTCAGGGGGGAAATCAGGGGGTTCCTGAGTGTGGTCGTTCAATTCCTGACGGGGTGTAGGGGTATTCCTTACATGAACGCGGCAATTTGACGCTGGTGGCGTCCAAGTGACTGATTCCGGGTGCGCGTGAAGAGGGTGAATCGTTCGGAATTCCGACGGTGAACGGTCGTGGCGGGCGTGTGCGTCGGGGAATTGTCGCCAAGCAGCGGGGCGAGCCCCGCTCTACCGCTATTCGAGTTCGTGCTGGTGGCGGGCGGCCAGCAGCAGCAGGTCGTTGGCGCGGCGGCAGCCCAGCGACTCCATCATGCGCGCGCGGTGCGTCTCGACGGTCTTCACGCTGATGCCGAGATCGGCGGCGATTTCCTTGTTGCTTTCACCTTTGCCGATCTGGCGCAGGATTTCGCGCTGGCGCGGGGACAGCGCGGCAATACCGACCGGCTTCTCCCGGCCCAGCATGGGCGCGAGCATCTTGGCCGAGATCTGCGGGCTGAGGAACACCTGGCCGGCATGGGCAGCGCGCAATGCCAGTTCCAGTTCCTGCGGGGCGGCGTCTTTGACAACGAAGCCGACTGCGCCGCGATCCAGCGCGTCGCGCACGTGTACGGCATCGTCATGCATGGTCATCATCACCACCCGGGTGCCGGGCGCGCGCATCAGGATGTCGCTCAACGCTTCCAGCCCGGTGCGGCCGGGCAGGGACAGGTCCATCAGGATCACATCGGGCGAGTGCTGCAGGGCCAGCTGCAAGGCCTGCTCGGCGTTGCTGGCCTCGGCCACCACGGCCACATCGGCGAAGGTCTGCAGCAGCCGGCCAAGGCCAGCCCGGACCAGAGTGTGATCGTCGACGATGAGAACGCGCACAGGAATGTGTGTGAGGAAAGGTGAGGACAAGTCCTTCACATTACCCGGTCGCGGCCGGCTCGCCAAGCGTACGTAATGTCAATAAGGACGTTTCTGTCAGGATTCCCGACCGCGACGGCTCTCTGCGATCTGGCGGCGGTGCAGTCGGAACAGGTGCCGTTCCAGTGCCATCTCCAGGGCGTCGCTGACTGGCTCAAAGCGCAGCCACAGGTAGTAGGCCCCGCTGCCGGTGGCGGCCTCGGCCAGGACCGAGACCGGTAGATCGATATGGTCGGGCAGCCAGTCGCAGGGCTGCAGGCGGATCACGCCCAGGTTGCCCGGGACAGCCGAGCTGCGATTGCCCAGTTCCAGACGGATGCCCCGTCGCGACCAGCGCAGCGGACGCAGTGGCAGGTCCTGGGCTCCCTGGCGGACCAGCCGGCCCAGCAGCACCATCACCAGGTCCAGCTTGGCTTCCAGCCGCAGCAGATGCTGGCTGGATTCGCCGCGTTCGTCGTGGCCATCGTCGCTGCGGCTGTCTTCGACCAGGGCGACGCTGCGCAGCAGGGTTTCGGCACTGCCCGGGCGGATGACCGCGCTGCCCAGACGGAACTCAGCGGGCAGGGCGACGTCGCAGCTCAGGGTTTCGTCGAACAGCGCGCTTTCGGCGGGATGCAGGACTTCGCTGGCGCGGGGGTCGTTCATGCCAGTGATTCTGCGCGCAGGTATGCGAGCGAGGCGCGAACGGCGCGTCGGCCGGCGGTGATGTGTTCGCCTGCCTCGTCGCGGCGGGCGGCCATGCGGATGCTCAGCTGCTGCTGGCGGGCGATCAGCCCGTGCAGGGCACCGGCGTCGATCTGCCCCTGGTCGCCGTCGAGCCAGGCGCGAACCTGGCCGTCGTAGCGGTCCATCAGGCGCTGGGTGAGGTCGTGGTCCTCACCTTCGACGGCGGCGGACAGCTCGTCCAGCGCTGCATGCAGCAGCTGCACGTCATCGATGGCGAGCGCGGCGTTCATCAGGCACCCACCGCAGCGGGCTGGCGCTGGTCATGCGGGATGGCGTTCCAGGCAGCGTCGATCTCGCTCAACAGCTGCAGCGACTCCTGCAGGGCTGTGGCATCGTTGTGCAGGTTGGCATGGGTCAGGCGCTGCATGACGTAGTCGTACAGGGCCGACAGATTGCCGGCGATGTCGCCGCCCGCCTCATGGTCAAGCGAGCCGTTGAGGTGGCCGACGATGGCGCAGGCCTCGCCGATGGCCTTGCCTTTGCGCGCCTGGTCGTTACGCGCCAGGCAGGCCTCGGCCAGACGGACGCGCTCGCAGGCCCCGGCCAGCAGCAGCGCAACCAGCTTGTGCGGGTCGGCGTCGGTGACGGCGGTGGCAACGCCCACCTTGCGGTACTGCTCTGCGTACTGACGGCTGGAACCGTACATTCGAAACTTCTCCTCTCTTACCGGAACCCGCATTGGCTGCGGTTCCTGGTGGTGCCGGGCGCTGCCCGGTCAGCCCCATCGCGCGGTAATGGCGGTGGGTGTTGCCCTCAATATCGGCGCTGATGGGTGCAAACTTGAGGAACGGTGTGAGAAACGGTGATCAGCTGCTGGTCTTCTTCGCCAGGGCCTGGGTGAGGCTGTCGCTGGTGGTCTGCATCTGGGTCACCAGCGTTTCCATGGCGGTGAACTGCTTGGTATAGCGGTCGGAGACCTTCTCCATGCGTGCATCAAGCGCGTCCAGGCGGCTCTCCAGGTCCTTGATCTGCTTGTCCAGTGAGTTCTTGCGCTGGGTAAGGGTGCCGGTTTCCTTGTCCAGGTTGCTCTTGATCAGGCTGTCCATGGACTTGCCGATGCTGCCCTCGGCCCCGAACAGCTTGGAGACGGCGTCCGGGTTCTTGCCGATCGCGGTTTCCATCTTGGCGCTGTCGAGCGTCAGGGTGCCGTCGGCGGCCATCGTGACGCCCATGTCCTTGAGCGCGTTGATGTTGGTGCTGAACTGGCTGCGCAGCTGCTGCTGCAGGCCGCGGACCATGGCATCGCCGGTCAGGGCGGAGGCGGTATTGGTACTGGTGTTGTAGGCGCTGGACGACTTCAGCGCGCTGTTCATGGCGTTGTAAGCGGCCACGAAGGCGGCCATGTCGGTCTTCAGCGACGTGTTGTCACGGGCTATGGTGAGGGTCTGGGTCTTGCCCGCCTCGGTACCGGCCTTGGTCAGGGTGAGGTTCACCCCGGGCACGATGTCGCTGATGGTGTTGGAGCTGGAGGTGCGGGTGAAGCCGTCGACGATGACAACGGCATCCTTGGGCTCCACGGTCTGGGTCATGCCCGAGCCGGCGGTGCCGTCATAGGTAAGATCGGCCAGTCCGCCGTTGCCGCCGCTGGTGCTGACGGTGATGGCACCGGCCAGGCCGGTATCGGTAGCACTGAGCACCAGGTGCTGGCCGTCGTCGGCGGTGATGACGCTGGCGGTGACGCCCTTGCCGCCGGCGGCCTTGTTGATGGCGGCGGCGATGTCGGACAGCTTGCTGTCCTCCTTGATGGTGACATCAAGGGTGGTCTCGCCGTACTTGAGGGTCAGGGTGCCGTCGCCGACCACGGTGTCCTTGGCGAAGCCCTTGGAGCTGAGCTTCTGGCCCTGCGCCAGCGATTTGACTTCCACCTGGTGGGTACCGGCAGCGGCGCTGGCGGCACCGTCAGAGGTGTCGATGCTGGCGCTGAAGTTGGAATCGGTGACGGTGGTGGCCTTGAATGCCGGCTTGTCGGCATTCTTCATCAGGCTGGTCAGGGTGGTCTGCAGGTTGGTCATGCCACTGGTGAGCGTGGCGATCGCCGACAATTTGGCGCTGGCAGCGGTGCCGGCGGCATTGATCTGGTTTTCCTGCGGCTCGCGCTCCTTGGCGACCAGCTGGGCCACCAGGGTGGGGATGTCGAGGCCGGTACCGATGGTTCCAATCGCCATGTCTGCAGTCCTGTATTCGTAACGGTGGGCACGCAACCGCCTGCTGTGCCTGCAGGGGGTATCGGCCCGAAACGGGAAGTCTTGAACCAGGCGGCTGTGGGCTGCCTGGTGATGCCGTGCTTGATGCAAGCCTTGTGCCATGGCTTGGTCGGCATTCGACGGTTTACGGGTCGCCGGGCGGTGCCCGGCTGCTGTTGGATTCGGGCGAGCAGCCGGTCGTCACGTGAATCCGTGTTTGGGCGTACCGGGGTGGGTTTGCGGGACCGTCAAAAACATCCATGTTTTTGACGGTCCCGCAAACCCACCCCGGCACGCCCCAGACAGAGGGTCGG is part of the Stenotrophomonas oahuensis genome and encodes:
- a CDS encoding response regulator, coding for MNKLTVLLVDDHEGFINAAMRHFRKVDWLEIVGSAGNGLEAIASSESLRPQVVLMDLAMPEMGGLQATRLIKTQDDAPYIVIASHFDDAEHREHALRAGADNFVSKLSYIQEVMPILEGLKGVPA
- the fliE gene encoding flagellar hook-basal body complex protein FliE → MSHSVTSILSQIRTYQTQMGTTAVNPLAETPQTNALQGLAGTQDVQAPSFTDTLKGALAGVNEAQQKSGALARAFELGEPGADLAKVMVASQQSQIAFRATVEVRNRLVQAYQDVMNMPL
- the rpoN gene encoding RNA polymerase factor sigma-54 — protein: MKPTLSTQLGQQLHLTPQLLQSIRLLQLDGLQLELEIRRALETNPLLELEEAPEQDAAPTTVDTTQVEVAAFDELPESGLWDVAGASWNDGDDDRMQRIAADESSDPQLRALQRLSLDLDARQLDVAGFWLEHCDDAGYLTAPLEQLQLLASARSDMDTAAVEAVRQQILHGDPAGLAARDLHECLSAQLQALHGRVPARHLAQRVLDHGLALLAGHDYDALARQLDAEVADIHEAVRLILSLQPRPGESLLPDSNGAVIPDVIAWHADGQWRVALNPATSRRLSVNPGYEQALADAGDAAQPLRDMLQEARWLTRGLSMRYDTLLRTTAVIIERQAGFLTRGEEAMAPLTLKEVADAIGMHESTVSRITTGKYLQTPRGTLELKHFFAVRLEGASVSGQAVKAMVRRLIDAEPAGRPLADEAIAGLLSRQGVNIARRTVAKYREQLDIAPARERRRAGARSPLLARVG
- a CDS encoding response regulator transcription factor — protein: MRVLIVDDHTLVRAGLGRLLQTFADVAVVAEASNAEQALQLALQHSPDVILMDLSLPGRTGLEALSDILMRAPGTRVVMMTMHDDAVHVRDALDRGAVGFVVKDAAPQELELALRAAHAGQVFLSPQISAKMLAPMLGREKPVGIAALSPRQREILRQIGKGESNKEIAADLGISVKTVETHRARMMESLGCRRANDLLLLAARHQHELE
- the fliS gene encoding flagellar export chaperone FliS, translated to MYGSSRQYAEQYRKVGVATAVTDADPHKLVALLLAGACERVRLAEACLARNDQARKGKAIGEACAIVGHLNGSLDHEAGGDIAGNLSALYDYVMQRLTHANLHNDATALQESLQLLSEIDAAWNAIPHDQRQPAAVGA
- a CDS encoding sigma-54 dependent transcriptional regulator, which encodes MSESRILVLDNDAVRAERTVALLEFMDFNPRWVVDAGDFDSSRQRSNDWMAVIIGSLEQSPATDALFAWAGHGTLPPPVMLIDGDTAAFAQRHGLHEANVWPLEAPLRHAQMEALLRRASLKRLDAEHQAGAAQDNGPTGDGAAVTELRQMIEQVAAFDTTVLVLGESGTGKEVVSRSIHQRSPRRDGPFVAINCGAIPADLLESELFGHEKGAFTGALSARKGRFEMAEGGTLLLDEIGDMSLPMQVKLLRVLQERSFERVGGNQTIRCNVRVVAATHRDLESRIAEGKFREDLFYRLNVFPIEVPSLRDRTEDLPALVGTIAAQLARTGRGEVRFSPEALQALAAYEWPGNVRELTNLVERLAVLHPGGTVRVQDLPARYRGDFNPAAPVAAPAPAAGSDERLDLRSFSFHTPGTGTGTAPSAQDPAAARTPALPDDGLDLRNHMANIELTLINEALERTQGVVAHAAQLLGLRRTTLVEKLRKYGIERDQTELAG
- a CDS encoding PilZ domain-containing protein; this translates as MNDPRASEVLHPAESALFDETLSCDVALPAEFRLGSAVIRPGSAETLLRSVALVEDSRSDDGHDERGESSQHLLRLEAKLDLVMVLLGRLVRQGAQDLPLRPLRWSRRGIRLELGNRSSAVPGNLGVIRLQPCDWLPDHIDLPVSVLAEAATGSGAYYLWLRFEPVSDALEMALERHLFRLHRRQIAESRRGRES
- a CDS encoding YadA-like family protein encodes the protein MARSRDTRSARGVRPLAAFLSPTRLTLALGLAFCAAPVLAQSVCDQTGGVAPTASGGSDYACGDGAVASGGTSAAFGTQATASGVNSSAVGVLSNSAGEFASAFGRSANASGDASTALGYNTSVTATNAVAIGANSVADQDNTVSVGAAGAERRVTNVAAGTADTDGVNVSQLNDTAATTLQQANTYTDGALQQANSYTDQQIALLGGGGGGGVAAADLDQLRAEMNDRFAGVDDRFAGVDARLDAIDEQLRKVDRRISRQGAMAAAVAHSLGMPDVGENWLGLGVGSTDGEQAIAVGYRRRFSERVAGSLGVSSAGNERTYAGGLGFTW
- the fliD gene encoding flagellar filament capping protein FliD, producing the protein MAIGTIGTGLDIPTLVAQLVAKEREPQENQINAAGTAASAKLSAIATLTSGMTNLQTTLTSLMKNADKPAFKATTVTDSNFSASIDTSDGAASAAAGTHQVEVKSLAQGQKLSSKGFAKDTVVGDGTLTLKYGETTLDVTIKEDSKLSDIAAAINKAAGGKGVTASVITADDGQHLVLSATDTGLAGAITVSTSGGNGGLADLTYDGTAGSGMTQTVEPKDAVVIVDGFTRTSSSNTISDIVPGVNLTLTKAGTEAGKTQTLTIARDNTSLKTDMAAFVAAYNAMNSALKSSSAYNTSTNTASALTGDAMVRGLQQQLRSQFSTNINALKDMGVTMAADGTLTLDSAKMETAIGKNPDAVSKLFGAEGSIGKSMDSLIKSNLDKETGTLTQRKNSLDKQIKDLESRLDALDARMEKVSDRYTKQFTAMETLVTQMQTTSDSLTQALAKKTSS